A single genomic interval of Agarivorans aestuarii harbors:
- a CDS encoding Hsp20/alpha crystallin family protein: MNMLPRDHWFGEDHLWEQLFSPQFAMRDDGFFQPRVDIIDKEDSYLFVAELPGVAKEDIDVQLHDGVLSIQAKIEQQHQQQGDSVLRKERRSGFFRRNINVGKAIQAEDISAELVNGLLMLKAPKAVAKVSEKQQIEIS; this comes from the coding sequence ATGAACATGTTACCTAGAGATCATTGGTTTGGAGAAGACCATTTATGGGAGCAGCTTTTTAGCCCACAATTTGCCATGCGTGATGATGGGTTTTTCCAACCGCGTGTCGATATCATCGACAAAGAAGATAGCTACTTATTTGTTGCCGAGTTACCTGGTGTGGCTAAGGAAGATATTGATGTGCAGCTACACGATGGTGTGTTGAGCATTCAAGCCAAAATTGAGCAGCAACACCAACAGCAGGGTGACAGTGTACTGCGTAAAGAACGCCGCAGTGGCTTTTTCCGCAGAAACATTAATGTTGGTAAAGCAATTCAAGCTGAGGATATTAGCGCTGAATTAGTCAACGGCCTGTTAATGCTTAAAGCGCCCAAAGCTGTTGCTAAGGTGAGTGAAAAGCAGCAAATAGAAATTAGTTAA
- a CDS encoding Re/Si-specific NAD(P)(+) transhydrogenase subunit alpha: MQIGIPKEIFDQESRVAATPKTVEQLLKLGFSVAVESGAGTAASFNDDAYSEAGAEIVSKEQAFQADLIFKVNAPLDGSDNTTDELSLIKEGATVASFAWPAQNPELLEKFKAAKVNLLAMDMVPRISRAQSLDARSSLANVDGYRAVVEAANHFGRFFTGQITAAGKVPPAKVLVIGAGVAGLAAIGTAGSLGAIVRAFDTRPEVKEQINSMGAEFLELDYEEEDTGSGDGYAKEMSAAFIEAEMALFREQAKDVDIIITTALIPGRPAPKLILADMVELMKPGSVIVDLAAATGGNCELTEPGEIAVKHDVTIVGLTDISRRLPAQASQLYGTNLVNLLKLLSPEKNGEINIDFEDEVLRGVASVKDGEITFPPPAIQVSAQPQAEAPAAEPAPVEEEKPSKPWLKPVLAAAGAAAFAWVADAAPADFVQHFTVFLLACVVGYYVVWNVTHALHTPLMSVTNAISGIIIVGALVQMKADTSWVVLLLSGIAVLIATINIAGGFTVTQRMLKMFRKDD, from the coding sequence ATGCAAATCGGAATACCTAAGGAGATCTTCGACCAGGAGAGCCGGGTAGCCGCCACCCCAAAAACCGTAGAGCAGTTGCTTAAACTAGGCTTCTCTGTGGCAGTGGAAAGCGGTGCAGGAACAGCAGCCAGCTTTAATGATGATGCTTATAGCGAAGCAGGCGCAGAAATTGTAAGCAAAGAGCAAGCATTTCAAGCTGACCTCATCTTTAAGGTTAACGCTCCACTAGACGGAAGCGACAACACCACCGACGAACTTTCTCTTATAAAGGAAGGCGCAACGGTAGCCAGTTTTGCATGGCCTGCACAAAATCCAGAATTGCTTGAAAAATTTAAAGCAGCCAAGGTTAACTTATTAGCCATGGACATGGTGCCACGGATTTCTCGTGCTCAATCATTGGACGCACGTAGCTCGCTAGCCAACGTAGACGGCTACCGCGCAGTGGTAGAAGCAGCCAACCACTTCGGCCGCTTCTTTACCGGTCAAATTACAGCTGCGGGTAAAGTACCACCAGCTAAAGTATTGGTAATTGGTGCAGGTGTAGCCGGTTTGGCTGCCATTGGTACCGCTGGTAGCTTGGGCGCCATTGTTCGCGCCTTTGATACTCGCCCAGAAGTAAAAGAGCAAATTAACTCTATGGGCGCCGAGTTCCTAGAGCTTGATTACGAAGAAGAAGATACTGGCAGCGGTGACGGCTACGCAAAAGAAATGAGCGCAGCCTTTATTGAAGCCGAAATGGCCTTGTTCCGCGAACAAGCCAAAGATGTAGACATCATCATTACCACCGCATTAATTCCAGGCCGCCCAGCACCAAAGCTGATTTTGGCCGACATGGTTGAATTAATGAAGCCAGGTAGCGTAATTGTTGATTTAGCAGCAGCCACTGGCGGTAACTGTGAGTTAACCGAGCCTGGCGAAATTGCCGTTAAGCACGATGTAACCATTGTCGGCTTAACCGATATTTCTCGCCGTTTGCCTGCTCAAGCTAGCCAACTTTACGGCACCAACTTAGTAAACCTACTTAAGTTACTTAGCCCAGAGAAAAATGGCGAAATCAACATCGACTTCGAAGACGAAGTTTTACGTGGCGTAGCCTCGGTTAAAGATGGCGAAATCACTTTCCCACCACCAGCAATTCAAGTAAGTGCTCAGCCTCAAGCCGAAGCACCAGCTGCAGAGCCGGCTCCAGTGGAAGAAGAAAAACCAAGCAAGCCTTGGCTAAAACCAGTGCTAGCAGCAGCCGGTGCAGCCGCTTTTGCTTGGGTAGCCGACGCAGCACCAGCAGACTTTGTACAACACTTCACTGTGTTCTTGCTGGCTTGTGTAGTGGGTTACTACGTAGTTTGGAACGTAACACATGCCTTGCACACTCCATTAATGAGTGTAACCAACGCCATTAGCGGCATTATTATTGTGGGCGCCTTAGTCCAGATGAAAGCCGACACCTCCTGGGTAGTACTACTGCTCTCGGGTATCGCCGTGCTTATCGCCACCATTAATATCGCCGGTGGTTTTACTGTGACTCAGCGGATGCTGAAAATGTTCCGTAAAGACGACTAA
- a CDS encoding porin, producing the protein MKKLTIIALAVAAASGSANAAKVYEDEKHAVDLYGRIYAGYTAGDDAGKSDNFGADQYVRFGAKVKSQFGESNYALGRYELQMENSGEGDNTSATKARLAYAGFGGDFGEVTFGRNYGALELVADWTDASYVNPYGNSAIGISSSREEGIGRSDSVLKYAGEFNNFDLHASYKFNDNQKDETTGASQDNSAYGIAVAYGFDFGLGLGAGYNIANNGDAKDSKMALVGVNYDANGVYAALNYSMGENNKAFKLHGSDAKNEHTGYELVAGYKFTKAFRAQAMWNKAEVEEEGAAKYDKVDYYTIEGRYNLTKQLRIVAAYQINNIDDAENEFHFAARYDF; encoded by the coding sequence ATGAAAAAGCTTACTATTATCGCTCTAGCGGTTGCCGCTGCTTCTGGTTCAGCTAACGCTGCTAAAGTTTACGAAGATGAGAAACACGCTGTTGATTTATACGGCCGTATCTACGCTGGTTACACTGCTGGTGACGATGCTGGTAAATCTGACAATTTTGGTGCTGACCAATACGTACGTTTTGGCGCTAAAGTTAAATCTCAGTTTGGTGAGTCAAACTACGCTCTAGGTCGTTACGAGCTGCAAATGGAAAACAGTGGCGAAGGTGACAACACTTCAGCAACTAAAGCACGTTTAGCTTACGCTGGTTTTGGTGGCGACTTTGGTGAAGTAACTTTCGGTCGTAACTACGGTGCTCTAGAGCTAGTAGCTGATTGGACTGATGCAAGCTACGTAAACCCTTACGGTAACTCTGCTATTGGTATTAGCTCTAGCCGTGAAGAAGGCATTGGCCGTTCAGACAGCGTTCTTAAGTACGCTGGCGAGTTCAATAACTTTGACCTTCACGCTTCTTACAAGTTTAACGATAACCAAAAAGACGAGACTACTGGCGCTAGCCAAGACAACTCTGCTTACGGTATCGCTGTAGCTTACGGCTTCGACTTTGGTTTGGGCCTAGGTGCGGGTTACAACATTGCTAACAACGGCGATGCTAAAGACAGCAAAATGGCATTAGTAGGTGTTAACTACGATGCAAACGGTGTTTACGCTGCACTTAACTACTCTATGGGCGAAAACAACAAAGCCTTTAAACTGCACGGCTCTGACGCTAAAAACGAACACACTGGTTACGAGTTAGTTGCAGGCTACAAATTCACTAAAGCTTTCCGCGCTCAAGCAATGTGGAATAAAGCTGAAGTTGAAGAGGAAGGTGCTGCTAAGTACGACAAAGTGGATTACTACACTATCGAAGGTCGTTACAACCTAACTAAACAGTTACGCATTGTTGCTGCTTACCAAATCAACAACATTGATGACGCTGAGAACGAGTTCCACTTCGCTGCGCGTTACGACTTCTAA
- a CDS encoding HDOD domain-containing protein — translation MELEAFFQQVKKLPVMPQIMQELLTSINDENVDLHQLGKKLATDQSLGANVLKMANSAAFRGIKQIDSIEAAAIRLGLKRVRSLVVAAGLNGMMPSKNFDQQQFWSQAMYVALLAQALAKSTDIEPEMAFTCGMLHNFGELLIASATPEEAGLIELSLETGETRVSAQRQTLGLDYAQIGGELARRWNFSPVITDAIEQQLNPMDFEEVSKPAVLIRLAIFAHHALNAGLSSETVANNLPAPLCEVVGVDKEKVSEFIAEAVEQGEQMVSTSVA, via the coding sequence ATGGAACTGGAAGCCTTTTTCCAGCAGGTAAAAAAACTGCCGGTGATGCCGCAAATTATGCAGGAATTGCTGACCAGCATTAACGATGAGAATGTCGATTTACATCAGTTGGGTAAAAAGCTTGCCACTGATCAATCCTTGGGTGCCAATGTGCTAAAAATGGCCAACTCGGCGGCGTTTCGCGGTATTAAACAAATTGATTCTATTGAAGCAGCGGCGATTCGCCTCGGTCTAAAGCGAGTTCGATCCTTAGTTGTTGCAGCTGGCCTAAATGGCATGATGCCGAGCAAAAACTTTGACCAGCAACAGTTCTGGAGCCAAGCCATGTATGTGGCTTTATTAGCGCAAGCGCTGGCTAAAAGTACAGATATAGAACCTGAAATGGCCTTTACTTGCGGTATGTTGCATAACTTTGGCGAGTTACTGATTGCCAGTGCTACACCTGAAGAAGCGGGCCTTATCGAATTGAGTTTAGAAACCGGTGAAACGCGGGTATCTGCACAGCGGCAAACCTTAGGTTTAGATTATGCCCAAATTGGTGGTGAACTGGCGCGTCGCTGGAACTTTTCTCCGGTTATCACCGATGCCATTGAGCAGCAGCTTAATCCAATGGATTTTGAAGAAGTGTCTAAGCCAGCTGTACTAATCCGTTTGGCCATTTTTGCTCACCATGCGCTTAATGCCGGTTTAAGTAGTGAAACGGTGGCCAACAACTTACCAGCACCTTTGTGCGAAGTAGTAGGCGTTGATAAAGAGAAAGTCAGCGAGTTTATAGCTGAAGCAGTAGAGCAGGGCGAACAAATGGTAAGCACTAGCGTGGCTTAA
- a CDS encoding condensation domain-containing protein, whose protein sequence is MMTIRQLGKTESLFAELTSTGAMLVVNAVTVTGKINTHFIPRIHQLLQLRHPFLSLCLKQVAQQWQWQECSNQPELEVAEIDESKLPFSRALRDSMQQQTNTPLNVGGPLWRVSVLLGQQQSALVISMHHSICDGLSAASLLAEWLERHQQVAQQMVPDIQRLSIRAGVHQALAMDEYSPDDNPFATPISPAQAGVWLNQAGLTQNQQNKLELLNFSQQQSQRLLAISRKHQVSLTITLYCAAIEVAAKIARSPVSKVSAGGNANVRPIVEPPVNQQELACYVSMFSFEVANDSSQGFWQRAQKIKQAYKEKVDSGLHLVSCNDNWWEAQAPRRADDEMQQVAGRFNCLHLSNLGPLELVFDSLEGSGLVPQQYYFTAAQHLVGAIFWLGAQSVAGALSLTVNCVEPMVDQAMRNDFSSLLKQRLLGLIEER, encoded by the coding sequence ATGATGACGATTCGCCAATTGGGAAAAACTGAATCTTTGTTTGCCGAGTTAACCAGCACGGGTGCCATGTTGGTGGTGAATGCGGTGACAGTGACAGGTAAGATAAACACTCACTTTATTCCGCGAATCCATCAGTTATTGCAACTTCGCCACCCGTTTTTGTCACTGTGTTTAAAACAAGTGGCGCAGCAATGGCAGTGGCAAGAGTGTTCTAACCAGCCAGAACTTGAAGTGGCGGAGATTGATGAAAGCAAGCTGCCATTTTCCCGAGCACTGCGTGACTCCATGCAGCAACAAACTAATACTCCGCTCAACGTTGGCGGTCCGCTTTGGCGGGTATCGGTTTTGTTAGGTCAGCAGCAATCGGCTCTGGTGATTAGCATGCATCACAGTATTTGTGATGGCTTGTCGGCGGCTTCTTTGTTAGCTGAGTGGTTAGAGCGGCACCAGCAAGTGGCTCAACAAATGGTGCCAGATATTCAGCGCTTAAGTATTCGCGCTGGCGTTCACCAAGCCTTGGCCATGGATGAGTACTCGCCTGACGATAACCCTTTTGCCACTCCGATTAGTCCGGCTCAAGCAGGAGTATGGCTAAACCAAGCTGGTTTAACGCAAAACCAACAGAATAAACTGGAGCTGTTGAATTTTAGCCAGCAACAATCTCAGCGTTTATTAGCGATAAGCCGTAAGCATCAAGTGAGCCTAACTATTACTCTTTATTGCGCAGCGATTGAAGTAGCCGCAAAGATTGCTCGCTCACCAGTGAGTAAAGTAAGTGCAGGCGGTAATGCCAATGTTCGACCAATAGTTGAACCACCGGTAAATCAGCAAGAACTGGCTTGTTATGTTTCTATGTTTTCTTTTGAAGTGGCTAACGATTCATCGCAAGGCTTTTGGCAACGCGCTCAGAAAATTAAACAGGCCTATAAAGAGAAAGTCGACTCTGGTCTGCACTTGGTGTCGTGTAACGACAATTGGTGGGAGGCGCAGGCACCACGCCGCGCCGATGATGAAATGCAACAAGTGGCTGGCAGGTTCAATTGCTTACACCTATCTAATCTTGGGCCTTTAGAGCTGGTGTTTGACTCTTTGGAAGGTTCTGGTTTAGTTCCCCAGCAATACTATTTTACTGCCGCTCAGCATTTGGTAGGGGCCATATTTTGGCTTGGCGCGCAGAGTGTCGCTGGCGCATTAAGTCTTACGGTTAATTGTGTAGAACCGATGGTTGACCAAGCAATGCGTAACGACTTTAGCAGTTTGCTTAAACAACGCTTGTTAGGCTTAATTGAAGAGCGTTGA
- the argA gene encoding amino-acid N-acetyltransferase yields MDRSAEDLVNWFRQSAPYINAHRGKTFVVMLSGEASSSGNFSNIIQDIALLKTLGVKIVLVCGARPQIDGLIAAHQHSCLFAGEQRITDERSLNIIKQAVGQIQMDIEAQLSMGLVNSPLHQAHINVVRGNFVVAQPIGVEDGIDFLHTGKVRRINHQSIKRQLDHGEIVMVSPLGVSVTGELFNICSEDITTEIAVSLKADKVIYFCPEQGIHNDKGQLVSELLPDTANQLMRSEPFLRETDKDTLRYLRAAIQCSDRGIDRCHLVSYQQDGALLQELYTRDGSGTQLVQYSYERVREARLDDINGIIELIRPLEEEGILVRRSRELLEMEIERFTIVERDGMIIGCAALYAFEQENIGELACLVSHPQYRQASRGDRLLQAIVKRARQQGLSKLFVLTTKSIHWFRERGFAPADFEDLPTEKQAIYNLQRRSKILMMDITH; encoded by the coding sequence TTGGACCGCTCGGCCGAAGATTTAGTCAACTGGTTTCGTCAGTCGGCGCCTTATATTAATGCCCACCGAGGCAAAACCTTTGTTGTAATGCTTAGTGGCGAAGCCAGCAGCAGTGGCAATTTTAGCAACATCATCCAAGATATCGCGCTACTTAAAACCCTTGGGGTGAAAATAGTATTGGTATGCGGCGCTCGACCACAAATCGATGGCCTGATTGCAGCACATCAACATAGTTGTTTGTTTGCTGGTGAACAGCGTATCACCGACGAGCGTAGCCTTAACATCATTAAGCAAGCGGTTGGCCAAATTCAAATGGATATTGAAGCCCAACTGTCTATGGGTTTAGTCAACTCTCCCTTGCATCAAGCACATATCAACGTGGTGCGTGGTAACTTTGTGGTTGCCCAACCCATTGGCGTAGAAGATGGCATCGACTTTTTGCACACCGGCAAAGTACGACGCATTAACCACCAAAGCATTAAGCGCCAATTAGATCATGGCGAAATAGTAATGGTGTCCCCCTTAGGGGTGTCGGTAACTGGCGAATTATTTAATATTTGCTCGGAAGACATTACCACCGAAATTGCAGTCTCGTTAAAAGCAGATAAAGTAATTTACTTCTGCCCTGAGCAAGGCATTCACAATGACAAAGGCCAGCTGGTAAGCGAACTGCTACCCGATACAGCCAATCAATTAATGCGCTCAGAGCCCTTTCTACGAGAGACCGACAAAGATACGCTACGCTACTTACGCGCGGCTATTCAATGTAGCGATAGAGGCATAGATCGTTGCCACTTAGTGAGCTACCAACAAGATGGCGCATTATTGCAAGAGCTCTATACCCGCGATGGCAGTGGCACGCAGCTCGTTCAATACAGCTACGAGCGGGTGCGTGAAGCAAGACTTGATGACATTAATGGCATTATCGAGTTAATAAGACCATTGGAAGAAGAAGGCATACTAGTGCGTCGCTCACGCGAATTGCTGGAGATGGAAATTGAACGCTTTACCATTGTAGAGCGCGACGGCATGATCATTGGCTGTGCTGCACTTTATGCCTTTGAACAAGAAAACATTGGCGAACTGGCCTGTTTAGTTAGCCACCCGCAATATCGTCAAGCCAGCCGTGGCGACCGCTTATTGCAAGCCATTGTTAAACGCGCTCGCCAGCAAGGCTTGAGCAAGTTGTTTGTGCTAACCACTAAAAGCATCCATTGGTTTAGAGAACGCGGCTTTGCACCTGCCGATTTTGAAGATCTTCCTACCGAAAAGCAGGCCATTTACAACCTGCAACGACGCTCTAAAATCTTGATGATGGATATCACCCACTAA
- a CDS encoding multidrug effflux MFS transporter — protein sequence MYWSLLVSYSRVPLFFSIAFIACSQLTNGLLAPALPEMATHFAVEEHLVQRLIVVFILGLGISQLFYGPLADSYGRRRVFWMGQAVFLLGNLLTFLGFNHLDLLLAGVLIQGLGAGSNQILARCLISDSYRGKELKHGFAWLGMAASVIPVLGPVIGGIVTAYWGWHYLFVIIGIAGASLLIIAAKLLPETQTEVGPPLNLNRVANDYLSLAFDRHFIHYSSFAWIASIGLMYMISSAPFVLQHGFGLSADDFGLVMIIPAAGLALGSAFTRRFNGRWPEQHILLLASLLPFIAAFILLTHASTLIWVIVAMSLISISVGAIYPISQSGLFGHFSGQAGTVSALSGTTQMTLTALAVGGLTTAFMPSPSAMAIIFSVMALALILNMVIQIVKVKAPTMQ from the coding sequence ATGTATTGGAGTTTATTAGTGAGCTATTCGCGAGTCCCGCTGTTTTTTTCTATTGCCTTTATTGCTTGTTCCCAGTTAACCAATGGATTGCTGGCGCCTGCCTTACCAGAAATGGCCACGCATTTTGCGGTAGAAGAGCATTTAGTGCAGCGCCTTATTGTGGTGTTTATTTTAGGCTTAGGCATATCCCAACTATTTTATGGCCCGCTAGCCGATAGTTATGGCAGGCGACGGGTATTTTGGATGGGGCAGGCAGTCTTCCTGCTGGGTAATCTACTCACCTTTTTGGGCTTTAATCATCTTGATTTGTTATTAGCTGGTGTACTTATTCAAGGTTTAGGCGCAGGCAGTAACCAAATACTGGCCCGCTGTTTAATTAGTGACAGTTACCGCGGTAAAGAGCTAAAGCATGGTTTTGCTTGGTTGGGCATGGCGGCGTCGGTTATTCCCGTTTTAGGTCCGGTTATAGGCGGCATAGTGACGGCTTATTGGGGCTGGCACTATCTATTTGTGATCATAGGTATTGCTGGCGCGAGTTTACTGATTATTGCTGCCAAGCTATTGCCAGAAACCCAAACAGAAGTTGGCCCGCCGCTAAACTTGAACCGTGTGGCAAACGACTACTTAAGCTTGGCCTTCGATCGCCACTTTATTCATTACTCTAGCTTTGCTTGGATCGCCAGCATTGGTTTGATGTACATGATTAGTAGCGCACCTTTTGTATTGCAGCATGGCTTTGGTTTGTCGGCTGATGATTTTGGTTTAGTGATGATAATCCCTGCTGCAGGCTTGGCTTTGGGCAGTGCTTTTACTCGCCGCTTTAACGGTCGCTGGCCAGAGCAACACATTTTGCTGCTAGCGTCGTTGCTGCCTTTTATTGCAGCCTTTATATTGCTCACTCATGCAAGCACGTTAATTTGGGTGATAGTAGCGATGAGTTTGATCAGCATTAGCGTAGGAGCTATTTATCCTATTTCTCAATCTGGTCTGTTTGGACACTTTTCGGGGCAAGCTGGCACGGTGTCTGCCTTAAGTGGCACAACGCAGATGACCCTTACCGCCTTAGCCGTTGGTGGCTTAACAACTGCCTTTATGCCGAGCCCAAGTGCGATGGCGATCATATTTAGTGTGATGGCTTTAGCCTTAATACTCAACATGGTGATCCAGATAGTGAAAGTGAAAGCACCAACTATGCAATGA
- a CDS encoding DUF4250 domain-containing protein has product MDASYMLNLEANILLGIVNEKLRLECNSLEDLALTFGFEERSLARRLETIGYHYDVITNQFKAI; this is encoded by the coding sequence ATGGATGCGAGCTATATGTTGAACCTCGAAGCCAACATCTTATTAGGTATTGTGAATGAGAAACTGCGCTTAGAGTGTAACAGCCTAGAAGACCTAGCCTTAACCTTTGGTTTTGAAGAGCGTTCTTTAGCGCGCCGTTTAGAAACCATTGGTTACCATTACGATGTGATAACCAATCAATTTAAGGCTATTTAA
- a CDS encoding TetR/AcrR family transcriptional regulator — translation MENYVVPEHLAMRKQPSQERTRRLVEHILDSTLSLIKEQGMASVNTNLIAQYAEIDIASLYRFFKNKDAIFFALAKRWFEKVQEVVEQHNFQQAVGNIVEYKDSTQFRVNQLPETEVMLVSFHELFTHDQDFKALESWHREILILHSKRSFIENGSKWDDEALTSVCLYLYGFTRNFMAGTIGFSAEEHQHQFTWLQVMLNEVREMVLLGEVPEQFSR, via the coding sequence ATGGAAAACTATGTCGTACCTGAGCATCTGGCCATGCGCAAGCAGCCAAGCCAAGAGCGAACCAGGCGACTAGTGGAGCACATCCTAGATAGCACTTTGTCTCTTATTAAAGAACAAGGCATGGCATCGGTAAATACCAACCTTATTGCCCAATACGCCGAGATCGACATTGCCTCTTTGTACCGTTTCTTTAAGAACAAAGATGCGATCTTTTTTGCCCTCGCCAAGCGTTGGTTTGAAAAAGTGCAAGAGGTGGTTGAGCAACACAACTTTCAACAAGCTGTTGGTAATATCGTTGAATATAAAGACAGTACCCAGTTTCGGGTTAATCAACTGCCAGAAACAGAGGTAATGTTGGTGAGTTTTCATGAACTGTTTACTCACGACCAAGACTTTAAAGCTTTAGAAAGTTGGCACCGCGAAATTTTGATACTCCACAGTAAACGTTCGTTTATTGAAAATGGCTCAAAGTGGGACGATGAAGCCCTAACCAGTGTTTGTTTGTATTTGTATGGCTTCACTCGAAACTTTATGGCTGGAACAATCGGTTTTAGCGCTGAAGAGCATCAGCATCAATTTACTTGGCTTCAGGTGATGTTAAATGAAGTGCGTGAGATGGTGTTGTTAGGCGAGGTGCCTGAACAGTTTTCACGCTAA
- a CDS encoding LysR family transcriptional regulator: protein MDWLNAVQTYVAVVESSSFVQAAQQLNITTSACSKRISWLESQLHCQLLLRTTRRVRTTEQGQQFYLQSCDWLSQFNNMRQQLGPSSLGLTGSLTIGAPAVSGSLFVTPLIASFLPKHPHLNIELLEVEPGEIPDLSLDIVVTRQLDNFDSTSYRMLHLFNYAVKCFASPTFLAGCGPIQSAKQLQALPLLLVQGQIKAGGVKLNEGTVLNQACRFVTHDPMAAIQAAVHHMGVVLVSEDLVQQHLLDGKLVEVLPGLLSEQRSVCAYYPAQRFENPNISAFLQHLREQSQGGTPLN, encoded by the coding sequence ATGGATTGGTTGAACGCGGTGCAAACTTACGTAGCAGTGGTGGAAAGCAGCAGCTTTGTGCAAGCAGCGCAGCAACTCAACATTACTACCTCAGCCTGCAGTAAACGCATCTCTTGGTTAGAGTCACAATTGCATTGCCAATTGCTATTACGTACCACTCGCAGGGTGCGCACCACCGAGCAAGGCCAGCAGTTTTATTTGCAAAGTTGCGATTGGTTAAGCCAGTTCAATAATATGCGCCAACAACTTGGCCCCTCTAGTCTTGGCTTAACAGGCAGCCTCACTATTGGCGCTCCTGCGGTGTCGGGCAGTTTATTTGTGACGCCCTTAATAGCTTCGTTTTTACCAAAGCATCCGCACCTTAATATTGAGTTATTAGAGGTAGAGCCAGGGGAAATTCCAGATTTATCACTCGACATTGTAGTAACGCGCCAGTTAGACAATTTTGATAGCACTAGCTATCGCATGCTGCATCTATTTAATTACGCGGTGAAGTGTTTTGCCAGCCCCACATTTTTAGCCGGCTGCGGCCCAATACAAAGCGCAAAGCAACTGCAAGCTCTACCGCTATTGTTGGTGCAAGGGCAAATCAAAGCAGGCGGTGTAAAACTAAATGAAGGCACTGTGCTTAACCAAGCTTGTCGCTTTGTTACTCATGACCCTATGGCAGCCATTCAAGCAGCTGTTCACCATATGGGCGTAGTATTAGTATCAGAAGATCTGGTACAACAACATCTATTAGACGGGAAGTTAGTTGAAGTGCTACCCGGCTTATTGTCTGAGCAACGCAGCGTATGCGCCTATTATCCAGCTCAGCGTTTCGAAAACCCCAATATCAGCGCCTTTTTACAGCACTTACGTGAACAAAGCCAAGGCGGTACTCCGCTTAACTAA
- a CDS encoding GrxA family glutaredoxin, translating into MFAVIFGRPGCPYCVRAKQIAEQLSEAHEDYNYRYVDIHAEGISKADLEKTVGKPVETVPQIFVDEKHVGGCTEYEALMREQFDI; encoded by the coding sequence ATGTTTGCAGTAATTTTTGGTCGCCCTGGTTGCCCTTATTGTGTTCGTGCCAAGCAGATCGCCGAGCAATTAAGCGAAGCACACGAAGACTATAACTACCGTTATGTTGATATTCATGCTGAAGGCATCTCAAAAGCCGATCTTGAAAAAACTGTAGGTAAGCCGGTTGAAACGGTACCGCAGATTTTTGTTGACGAGAAGCACGTTGGCGGGTGTACCGAGTATGAAGCACTAATGCGCGAACAGTTTGATATTTAA